In the genome of Chiroxiphia lanceolata isolate bChiLan1 chromosome 17, bChiLan1.pri, whole genome shotgun sequence, one region contains:
- the MC3R gene encoding melanocortin receptor 3 — protein MNTTHSAFSFQPVQLNVTEDFNDSTLNSRSGDGFCEQVFIKAEVFLTLGIISLLENILVILAVLKNGNLHSPMYFFLCSLAVADMLVSMSNALETVMIAILSNGYLIIDDHFIQHMDNVFDSMICISLVASICNLLVIAIDRYITIFYALRYHSIMTVKKALTLIVVIWIACIICGIIFIAYSESKTVIVCLITMFFTMLFLMASLYVHMFLFARLHVKRIAALPVEGVPYQRTCMKGAVTITILLGVFIVCWAPFFLHLILIISCPMNPYCICYTSHFNTYLVLIMCNSVIDPLIYAFRSLEMRKTFKEIVCCCYGMSVGQCML, from the coding sequence ATGAATACCACACactctgcattttcatttcagcctGTGCAGCTTAATGTCACCGAAGACTTCAACGACTCCACTCTGAACAGCAGAAGTGGCGATGGATTTTGCGAGCAGGTCTTCATAAAAGCAGAGGTCTTCTTGACTTTAGGGATCATCAGCCTCCTGGAAAACATCCTTGTCATTCTTGCAGTGCTGAAGAATGGAAACCTACATTCTCCcatgtatttcttcctttgtagCTTGGCTGTGGCAGATATGTTGGTGAGCATGTCAAACGCCCTGGAGACTGTCATGATTGCAATCCTGAGCAACGGCTACTTGATCATTGATGACCACTTCATCCAGCACATGGACAATGTTTTTGACTCAATGATTTGTATTTCTTTGGTAGCCTCAATTTGCAACCTCTTGGTTATAGCCATTGACAGGTACATAACTATTTTCTATGCTCTCCGTTACCACAGCATCATGACTGTGAAGAAAGCTTTAACCTTGATTGTGGTCATTTGGATTGCTTGTATCATCTGTGGCATCATATTCATTGCCTACTCAGAGAGCAAAACTGTCATTGTGTGTCTCATCACCATGTTCTTTACCATGCTCTTCCTCATGGCCTCCCTCTATGTCCACATGTTCCTGTTCGCCCGCCTGCACGTGAAGCGAATCGCAGCCCTGCCCGTGGAAGGGGTGCCCTACCAGAGGACCTGCATGAAGGGAGCTGTCACCATCACCATATTGCTGGGTGTCTTCATTGTCTGCTGGGCACCTTTCTTCCTCCACCTCATCCTCATCATTTCTTGCCCGATGAATCCATACTGCATCTGCTACACCTCACACTTCAACACCTACCTGGTGCTGATAATGTGCAACTCGGTGATTGACCCACTCATTTATGCTTTCCGGAGTCTGGAGATGAGAAAGACTTTCAAAGAAATAGTGTGTTGCTGTTATGGCATGAGTGTGGGACAGTGCATGCTATAA